The Clostridium sporogenes region AAATTAGATAATAATTGTTAGCTAAATTTTATTGATTTAATGCATTAAATAAGAATAGATAATTATTATAAAAGGTTAAAATACCAGTTTTATTTAAAAATAAACGGTATCAAAAGGATAGACCCAATTAATACCGTCCTTTTAGTTATTAAATTTTTATTCTTCCATGATATAAAGTTTTGATAAGTCTTGGAACATGTATACAGGAGCTGTTTTAGCTTCTTTTATACCGCCAACATTTTTATTTACTGCTATTGTGGCATTAGAATAGCAAATTGGGTATACAGGAATATCTTCCATAAGTTCCTTTTGAATAGTTTTGTAAATTTCTTCTCTTTTTGTTTTATTAGTTTCTACAGCGGCTTTACTCCATAGATCATCTAATTTTTTATTATTGTATCTAGAAGCATTGAAAGCACCACCAGTCATGAATACTTCTTTATAAGCATCAGGTTCACTACCCATTACATAGCCATTAAATATTAAATCAAAATCAGCTTTATCTGGGTTATCAAATTGCTGGAAGAAGGCATTTGCTTCTAAGCCCTTTAATTCTACATCTATTCCTATATCTTTTAAATTTTCTTTAACTACTAAAGCTTGATTTTCTAAAGTCTTTTTATCATTTCTATAAACTAGTTTAAGTTTTAAATTTTTAGCATCGGATTTTTTTAGTAATTCTTTTGCTTTATCTTTATTTAAGTCATATTTAGTAACATCCTCTGTATAATATAGGGCATTTTTAGGAAGTGGAGAATAGGCTTTAGGAGCATATTTTTCACTTTCATAGGCAGCCTTTATTAAATCATCTTTATTTAAAGCATAGGCTATAGCTTGTCTAACTTCTTTTTTGTCTAAACCTTTTGTTTTACAATTTAAGACTAGATTATCTACCATACCTTCATCATAGGCAACTACTTTTAATTTTTCATTTTTTTCAAATTTACTTATACCACTAATATCTATATAATTAGCAGAAACTTCACCATTTTCAAGAGCTACCTTAGATGAATTTGGATCTGCAATTATTCTATAGGTTATGGTATCAAGATGAGGTTTTCCACCAACATAGTTATCAAATTTTTCTAAAGTTATACTTTCACCTTTTTTAGATTCCTTAAATTTAAAGGCACCAGAACCTATAGGTTTTTCATTTTTAGCACTTTTTTTAATATCTTTTTCTCCTTCAAATATATGTTTAGGAATAGGGGATACCTGTGCCAAAGAATTCATAAAAGGCATCTGAACTGTTGGTAATTTAAACTCTACAGTTACATCATCTACCTTTTTTACCTCTATAGGTTTATCATTTATAACAAAGGCACTTCTAAAAGGTGAATCCTGTTTTTCATCCATTATTTGTTTCATAGTGAATACTAAATCCTCAGCAGTTAAAGGTTTACCATCATGCCATTTTAAATCTTTTTTTAGTTTTACTGTGTAAGTTAAAAAGTCATCTGAATGTTTTACTTCTTCAGCTAGAGTGTAATCAATTTTATCTCCATTCATATAAAATAAAGGTGCAAATAAAGCGTTGTCCATAGTCATAGTATCTCTGTCGTAAGCGTAGATTGGATTAAGTATTTCTGGTTCACCACGTATAGAAAATACTAGATTACCTCCATCTTTAATATTTTCTTTTGTGGATGTTTCTTTGGCTGTATTACTATTTCCACAAGCAGCAGCCACTAAAGTGGTTGAGGCTACTAATACCATGGCTAATAGTTTCTTCATTTTCATAAAAAAACCCCTTTCTAATAGTAAAAATTAATCTACTCATTCTACTAATAAATGATACCATTTTAATAAAAAATTGTTAAATAATAAAAGCAAATCATGAGTAGAGAAGGTATTTGTTTTAGTTATATTGTTTGAGAAATACATGAAAATTTATAGATATATTTTTATTAGTTATTAAAAATGAATTGTGACAATATATATATATGTTACATAGTATATTATTAAAACCCAGGGATTTTAAACTAAATCCTTTTTTATTGTGTAAAATAAAAATTTTAAGGAGTTGATAATATTGAAATATGGAAAAGATTTTTTAGCAAATATGGAGGATTGTGAATTAGCAAGAGCTTTTATATGTCCACAAAAATTTAAAAGAGTTTATAAGGTTGATAAGGCTTTAGATAGAGGAACCTTATTTCCAGATTTATATAGACCATATAAATCTCGCTATTAACAAAAGTTTATATTTATATTTGGAGGAGATAGTATGTTAGATAAATGTTCAAGAAAAGAGTTATTATTTATGATACAACAATATGAATTTACAGCTGTAGAATTAAATTTATATTTAGATAATTATCCTGATAATAAGAAAGCTTTAGAATATTATAATGAGATTTCATGTAAATTAGAAGAATTAATAGAAACATATGAGAAAAGGTTTGGGCCTTTGTTTAATTTTGGTTTCAGTAAGAGTAAATTCCCATGGCAGTGGACAACACAACCTTGGCCTTGGGAAAATGAATATTCAAGGATGTAGCTGAAATATTTAGATAGGAGTGAAAAACATATGTGGATTTATGAAAAAAAATTAGAATATCCTGTTAATTTGAAAAGTAAGGACTTAGGAATGGCAAAGTTTCTTATGGCACAGTATGGTGGACCAGATGGAGAATTGAGTGCAGCTCTACGATATTTATCTCAAAGATATACAATGCCAACATCTAAATCTAAAGGACTTTTAACAGACATAGGAACAGAAGAATTAGCCCATGTAGAGATAATTGCTACTATGGTATATCAAATAATGGAAAATGCTACGCCTAAGGAACTGAGGGAAGCAGGGTTAGGATCTTATTATACAGAGCATGGGAATGCTATATACCCAGCAGATGCTAATGGAATACCTTGGACAGCAGCCTATATTCAATCTATGGCTGATCCTATAACAGATCTTCATGAGGATATGGCAGCAGAACAAAAGGCTAGAACTACCTATGAGCATCTTATGAATTTAACAGACGATCATGATATAAAAGATGTTTTAGCATTTTTAAGACAAAGAGAAGTAGTACATTTCCAAAGATTTGGAGAAGCATTAATGAGTGTGGAAGATAAAGTAAATAGTAGAACTTATTATTAATAAATTGTAAAAATAAATTTATTAATAATAAAATTGTGTAAATTTTTTAAGAATTAAGTTATAATAAAAAATATTAGTCATAATTATAAAGTAACAATCCAAATTAAATGATATAATTTTATTTGGATTGTTTTTATACTTGTAACTCATTTGTTACAAATATAATGTATAATTACAATATAATTTATATGTTAATCATAAATAATTTTTAATAAAAAAAGGAGTATATATGTCTAAAAAGAGACAAAAGGAAATAAAAAGAAGAAAAAAAAGAAAAAAGAAAAAAAAATCATTTATAGGAAGATTATTTTTGTTTTTAGTTTATGAAGTTATAGTAGGGGGAATTTTTTCTTTATTGCTTGCCTTTTATGGACCTTTTGATAATGTGAAAAGTACATTAGTAGGAACAGCTATGGCTACATATAAACATCAGTATATTGCCACTGCTTTTTTATCTAAGGATGAAATAAATAAAATTTTAAATAAGGACAAAGGAATAAGTAATTCAAGTTTAAAAGAAAATTATGGAGATATAAAAATAAAGAACAAATATGGTAATTCAGTAGAAAGGTATGATATAAATACAGCTAAATTTGATGGTTATATATTAGAAATTAAAAATCCACAAAAAGTAAAAATAGGATATACAAAGTATATGGGGAAAATGGGTGAAAGAACTAGTAAAATGGCTGAAAGACATGGAGCTGTGGCTGCTGTAAATGGTGGTGGATTTAGGGATGTATCATCCACAGGTAAACTTTGGACAGGTACCGGAGCCTATCCAGAAGGACTTGTAATATCTAATGGTAAAGTTATTTACAATGATTTTAAACCTGGAGAAAAGGCTAATATTACAGCATTTACAAAGGAAGGATTACTAGTTGTAGGAGATCATACTGTAGATGAACTTTTAAAAATGGGAGTAGTAGAGGCTTTGTCTTTTAGAAATACATTAATAATTAATGGGAAGCCTATCCCTTATAATGAAGGCATAAATCCTAGAACTGCTATAGGACAAAAGCAAGATGGAACTATAGTATTATTAGTTATAGATGGGAGAAGGGGGATAAAACAAGGAGCTACTCTAGAAGAGGTAGAGAATATACTTCTACAAAGAGGAGTAGTTAATGCTAGTAATTTAGATGGAGGATCCTCTTCAACTATGTATTATAAAGGTAAAGTTATAAATAGACCTTGTAATTGGGATGGAGAAAGAACAGTAGCCACTTCCATATATGTAGAACCATAAAGGAGAAGACTTACTTATGAAAAAAATTAAAATTATATTTGTTTGGACACTAATCGCTATTGGCTTATCCTTTGCAGCTCTGCTTTTCGTGGATAAAGTTTATTTGTCTTCTGCTAAAACTTTTAAAATAAATAAGGTAGAAGAAGAAGATAAGAAAATTAAAAAAACTGTTTCTATAGATGTGCCATATTATGCAGAAAATATAAAAATATCTTACAATGGAGAATACATATCTTATCACACTGAAAACAAAATAGTTATAATAAATGTAGCTAAAAAAGAGGAAAAATCTGTAGAGTTTAAAAATGGAACAGTTAATTATACAGCGTGGCTTCCAGATAGAAACATATTATTTATAGGAGAAAAATCTTCAGAAAATAATGGTAGCTTCTTAGCTTTGTTTTCTTATGATAGTGAAAAAAATGAAAAGTTCCAGTTGGAAGATGAAAATGGGAAAAAAACTATAATCAATTTGCCAAACAATAATTATGATATAAAAAATATGACCTTATCCACAGCTACTAATACCATATATTTAAAAGTGAAAAATGAACAAGGAAGAAGTAGAATTTATAGAATAAATACTATGGCTCAGTTAGAAAGGATAAGAAGTTTAGGAAATAACTTAGGAGAAATAGCTCTTATGAATAGTGAAGATAGGGTAGTTTATGAAAATAAAAATGATGGAAATATTCATGTAGAAGGAAAAGACTATCCAATAACTATAAGAGATGGGGCTAATCATTGTCTTTTAGGTGTAGATGATAAGGATGTAATGTATATAGGTAAACTAAAAGGTGATAGGGAAGAAGGAACTATAGAAAAAATTTATTACTGGAGCTTAGATGATAAGACTATTAATAGAAAAGACATAGAGTTAGAAAATCCAATTAACAAAAAAGATATAAAAATTCTTCCTAATGGTAAAATATTTTTTATTAATAGTAATGAAAATAAATTTAAAGAACTTATATCAAAAGAAGAAGTTAAATATAATGGAGCTTTTGAAGATATTTCAATGGACGCAATTGTATCTAAAGAAGGTAATAAAGTTATTGTAAAGCCCATTAATTTAAAGTAGTATTTATATAATTTTACAATTAAATTTTGCTTAAATATTATAAATAAGTAATAATATAAGAATAAATGTAATCAAAAATAGATTAAAATATTATAAATATTTAATGTAGACACTAATTATTATAAATTAATAATAAATTTATTTCTTATTAATTTATTGTAGCAGTTCCTTTTATTATTGAGGTTTTCATAGTAAAAGGACTGTTTTTTTTATAATTTAAATAATTAAGTAATTTTAAATAAAAAAATAGATTTAATTGCTATTTTTATGTAGAACAGTTAGATTTATTTTAGTAAAATATATTTAATAATAAAATTATTTTAAATTCTTAATGTTTTCTTATAAGTTATATATTTGATAGTATATACTTAAAATTATGATAGAATAAATTTACCATATTAAATTATAAAAAGGATGATACATATTGAAATTTATAATAAAACAAAAATTGTTTTCTATAACTGATAAATATATAATAGAAAATGAATATGGAGAAAAACTATATAAAGCACAAAAAATACTTATGTCTATGTTTAAAAAAATAAAAATATACGATATAGAGGATAGGGAATTAGTATATATTAAAGAGAAATTTATGAAAATTTTACCTACTTATTTGATATATATGGGTGGGAACCAAGTAGCTACCATGAAAAAAGACATAAGTATATTAAAACCTAGATTCACAGTAGAAAGTATCATAGGAGATTATGAGGTAAAAGGAGATATATTAGATATTAATTTTACTATAGAAAAAGCTGGAGAGACTGTAGCCAGAGTAAAAAAACATTTTCCAGCTATAAGAGATTCCTATGAAGTGGATATTAAAGAAGGGGCTAGTCAAAGTCTTATTTTAGCTATGGTTATAATTATAGATGATGTAGTTCATAATACAGAAAAGGAAGATGATGATTAAATTTATAATAAGCTTAAATAAGAGTGAATATGGAAATAAAATAGATTTAATCTTAACACTTAGAATATAAAAAAATACACTTAATAAACTTATTATGTGTATTTTTTTATATTTGTTAGCTTTAAAATTAAAGATATTTTTAGTTCTCTTGTTTTATCCCAAATGATATTTTGCTATGATTTAGAACAAGTTTTGTTCTTATAAGGACATTTTTTATTACAGCTACTATTACAACTAGAAGAAGAGTTGTTTTTACAGCAACCTTTTTTACAACCATTAGTATTTCTTGGAGTAGTTTTCATCATAAAATCACTATTTTTATAAATTATTTCTACTTTTTTTATATTATTAGAAACTTCATTGTTATAAA contains the following coding sequences:
- a CDS encoding phosphodiester glycosidase family protein, giving the protein MSKKRQKEIKRRKKRKKKKKSFIGRLFLFLVYEVIVGGIFSLLLAFYGPFDNVKSTLVGTAMATYKHQYIATAFLSKDEINKILNKDKGISNSSLKENYGDIKIKNKYGNSVERYDINTAKFDGYILEIKNPQKVKIGYTKYMGKMGERTSKMAERHGAVAAVNGGGFRDVSSTGKLWTGTGAYPEGLVISNGKVIYNDFKPGEKANITAFTKEGLLVVGDHTVDELLKMGVVEALSFRNTLIINGKPIPYNEGINPRTAIGQKQDGTIVLLVIDGRRGIKQGATLEEVENILLQRGVVNASNLDGGSSSTMYYKGKVINRPCNWDGERTVATSIYVEP
- a CDS encoding ABC transporter substrate-binding protein; the encoded protein is MKMKKLLAMVLVASTTLVAAACGNSNTAKETSTKENIKDGGNLVFSIRGEPEILNPIYAYDRDTMTMDNALFAPLFYMNGDKIDYTLAEEVKHSDDFLTYTVKLKKDLKWHDGKPLTAEDLVFTMKQIMDEKQDSPFRSAFVINDKPIEVKKVDDVTVEFKLPTVQMPFMNSLAQVSPIPKHIFEGEKDIKKSAKNEKPIGSGAFKFKESKKGESITLEKFDNYVGGKPHLDTITYRIIADPNSSKVALENGEVSANYIDISGISKFEKNEKLKVVAYDEGMVDNLVLNCKTKGLDKKEVRQAIAYALNKDDLIKAAYESEKYAPKAYSPLPKNALYYTEDVTKYDLNKDKAKELLKKSDAKNLKLKLVYRNDKKTLENQALVVKENLKDIGIDVELKGLEANAFFQQFDNPDKADFDLIFNGYVMGSEPDAYKEVFMTGGAFNASRYNNKKLDDLWSKAAVETNKTKREEIYKTIQKELMEDIPVYPICYSNATIAVNKNVGGIKEAKTAPVYMFQDLSKLYIMEE
- a CDS encoding manganese catalase family protein, whose translation is MWIYEKKLEYPVNLKSKDLGMAKFLMAQYGGPDGELSAALRYLSQRYTMPTSKSKGLLTDIGTEELAHVEIIATMVYQIMENATPKELREAGLGSYYTEHGNAIYPADANGIPWTAAYIQSMADPITDLHEDMAAEQKARTTYEHLMNLTDDHDIKDVLAFLRQREVVHFQRFGEALMSVEDKVNSRTYY
- a CDS encoding spore coat protein CotJB — protein: MLDKCSRKELLFMIQQYEFTAVELNLYLDNYPDNKKALEYYNEISCKLEELIETYEKRFGPLFNFGFSKSKFPWQWTTQPWPWENEYSRM
- a CDS encoding LURP-one-related/scramblase family protein, coding for MKFIIKQKLFSITDKYIIENEYGEKLYKAQKILMSMFKKIKIYDIEDRELVYIKEKFMKILPTYLIYMGGNQVATMKKDISILKPRFTVESIIGDYEVKGDILDINFTIEKAGETVARVKKHFPAIRDSYEVDIKEGASQSLILAMVIIIDDVVHNTEKEDDD
- a CDS encoding spore coat associated protein CotJA; the protein is MKYGKDFLANMEDCELARAFICPQKFKRVYKVDKALDRGTLFPDLYRPYKSRY